TAAATCCTAATTAGATTTATTATTTATTCTTTTACTTAAGTGGTTCAAATCTAGCTGTGAAGAATCTGAGCACAGGTGGTTCATAAACCATTTTTAATCCTTTTACTTTATCTCTCTCTTTATAAAGATCAATAATTGAATCAGCAACTACATCCATGTGGGCATAAGTATAAACTCTTCTTGGGATAGTTAATCTTACAAGTTCTAGTTTTGGGTGATAGTTATTTCCATCCTTATCTCTTCCTGCTGATATTATTCCTCTTTCCATACTTCTAACTCCAGATTTTAAATAAAGTTGTGCTGCAAGCATTTGAGCAGGAAATTCATCTTGAGGAATATGTGGATAAAATTGTTTCGCATCTAAAAATACTGCATGACCGCCAACAGGCTTAACAATAGGAATTCCTGCATCACTTAATTTGTCTCCTAGATATCTACATTGAGTTATTCTATGATGAATATAGTTATAATCTACTGATTCATAAATACCTCTAGCCATAGCTTCCATATCTCTTCCTGACATTCCACCATAAGAAGGCATTCCTTCATAAACAACAACTAGTTGAGTAGCTTTTTGATATAGTTTTTCATCATTAATAGCTAAAAAGCCACCAATATTAACTAGACAATCTTTTTTACCTGACATTGTACATCCATCAGCATAACTCATCATTTCTTTTAGTATTTCTGCTATAGACTTATCTTGATATCCTTCCTCTCTTTCTTTTATAAAGTATGCATTTTCAACACATCTAGTAGCATCATACATTACCATTATCCCATTTTCTTTAGCAAGCTTTGAAACTTCCTTCAAATTCTTCATAGAAACAGGCTGACCACCAGCAAGATTTACAGTTACAGCTACACATATATATGGAATTTTATCAGCTCCAACTTCATCTATAAGGTTTTCAAATTTCTTCAAGTCAATATTACCTTTAAAAGGATTTTCATTTGCAGAATCATGTGCTTCATCAATAATTACATCTACAAATGTACCTCCATTCATTTCTTGATGAGCTCTTGTTGTAGTGAAATACATATTTCCAGGAATATAGTCTCCCTCTTTAATAGTTATTTGAGAAAGTATATTTTCTGCTCCTCTTCCTTGATGTGTAGGTACTATATATTTAAATCCATAAACCTCTCTAACAGCTTCTTGAAGTTTCATAAAGTTTTTTGAACCAGCATATGCTTCATCCCCCATCATAATTCCAGCCCACTGATTATCACTCATAGCAGTTGTTCCACTATCAGTTAATAAATCAATATAAACATCTGAAGAGTTTATAAGAAACGTATTATATCCAGCTTTCTTTATTACCTCCTCTCTTTGAGCTCTAGAAGTAACAGCAATAGGTTCTACAACCTTAATTTTATAAGGTTCTGCTACATATTTCTTTTCCATAAAATCTCCCCCTTATGATTTTGATGTTATAAATATCTTTTTATATGGATAAAAAATTCCATATGCTTTTGTTTTATAAAAACATTAATTTTTAATTAGTATAGATACATAACTATTAAAATTATTTAATAGTCATAATAAAACCATTTGTTCTTTATGTATTTTAGGAATACGTTTTCATTCGTTCTAAAAAATTATTAAATCAAGTTATCTTTGGTTTGTTTATTTAAATATATAACAGTTTTTTCAAAAAGTCAACACTTTGTTTAAGCGTTATATAATTTGTTTAATATGTTTTTTTGCAATAAGCACTATAACTTTTTTCTATAACAGATAGTTTTAAAATAGAAGTTTATTAAAAAATATTGTATTAAAAAAATAAATTAGAATGAAAAACTGATAAAAAAGTATAT
This sequence is a window from Gottschalkia purinilytica. Protein-coding genes within it:
- a CDS encoding tyrosine phenol-lyase — its product is MEKKYVAEPYKIKVVEPIAVTSRAQREEVIKKAGYNTFLINSSDVYIDLLTDSGTTAMSDNQWAGIMMGDEAYAGSKNFMKLQEAVREVYGFKYIVPTHQGRGAENILSQITIKEGDYIPGNMYFTTTRAHQEMNGGTFVDVIIDEAHDSANENPFKGNIDLKKFENLIDEVGADKIPYICVAVTVNLAGGQPVSMKNLKEVSKLAKENGIMVMYDATRCVENAYFIKEREEGYQDKSIAEILKEMMSYADGCTMSGKKDCLVNIGGFLAINDEKLYQKATQLVVVYEGMPSYGGMSGRDMEAMARGIYESVDYNYIHHRITQCRYLGDKLSDAGIPIVKPVGGHAVFLDAKQFYPHIPQDEFPAQMLAAQLYLKSGVRSMERGIISAGRDKDGNNYHPKLELVRLTIPRRVYTYAHMDVVADSIIDLYKERDKVKGLKMVYEPPVLRFFTARFEPLK